The Candidatus Cloacimonadota bacterium region ATATAGAGAAGTTTTTCAGAGCTTGTTTTGCCCATTTCGGAGTTAAATTTGGGTTTTTCGATCCATTTTTGTTGAGCGTCAATAAAATTGAAGGTTGTGAAATGGTTAAACTAAAATCGAGTTTTTAGAGGGGACTCAAACTTAAATAAAAAAATAAATTCATACAACTTCCCCAGAGTTTTTAAATATAAATAAAATTTAAAAAATGGAATATGGATTTTCATGATGCGGATTTTGCAGTTCATGTTGTTTTCACTTTATCCAATATTCAAGAAATTCTGTGTAAACTATCAGTCAATACGACAGGTACTTAATTATTTGTAAGCAATTAACTAATATTTCTGTAAGCTATAGTTTCATTAGTTTTTGTAATTGTTTGCTAAATAAAGTATTACAGGAATGTGAATTGTTTGATTTTCAAAAAATAATTTTTTCTGTTAATTGATTTGAAAGAGCATATTTAATAATATCATATGTTGATTTCATATCCATTTTTTCTAAAATTCTGCTTCTGTATGTTGTTACGGTTTTGGGGCTTATGGAAAGTTCCTTGGCGATTTCACCAGTTTTCTTTCCTTTTGCAATAAGGCAGAATACCTGAAACTCTCTTTTGGTTAATGCTTCATGTTTGGCACCCTTGTCATTATCGATATTCAAAGCAATTTTTTCTGCCAGATCAATACTCAAATATTTTTCGCCAGCTCGTACTTTTTTTACAGCTTTTTCCAGTTCTTCTGCAGCACAAGATTTTGTAAGGTAGGCTTTTGCTCCCATCTTCAATGAATGGACTACATATTGTTTATCATCAAAAACGCTTAACATGATAATTTTTGATTTTGGTTTTATAGCTAATATCTGTTCAAGAGCTTTAAAGCCTCCTCCAAACGGCATGGAGATATCCAGCAAAATCAATTCATAATCATGTTTTTTGGCTTTCTTCAGGGCCTCTCTGGCATTATCCACTTCATCGATTAAAAAAGTTTTTGAAAAATCTTTGAGAATCTTTACGATTCCCTTTCTTACCACTGGATGATCGTCTGCAACTAAAATCCTGATCATAATAAATCCTTATAGTTATTAGAGTTATAATTCGGTAATCTGATCTCAATACGAGTACCTTTTGAACTTTTGTTTCCAATTACCATATTCCCATTCCAGGGTCGCAGTCTTTCTCTGATACCGATCAAACCAAGAGATTTTGAGCTGATGATTTTTTCAGTGGGAATGCCGACCCCGTTATCCTCAACAATCAGCAATAGATCATTTTTGCTGCAATTGAAATCGAAAGAGACATGATCAGCTTGAGAATGTCTTATTATATTTGTAAAAAGTTCGTTTATTATTCTGTAAATGTTTATGGAAAGTTCTTTATCCACAGAGAAATCTTCCGGTTGGAATGTATAATGACAAACAATATCGGAAAGCTCTGAGAAATTTGTTAAATAATCGATAATTGCTTCCTTTAAACCCAGATTATCAAGTATCGAAGGTCTCAATTTGCGGGAAATATTTCGTGCAATTTCAATTCCTTTATCTGTCATGGAGATCAAATTATCAATTTCCTCAATACAGATTTCATCAATATCGTCATGTTTTGATAATGAAGTCAGCTTTAATTTCATCAGAGTAAATAATTGTCCCAATCTATCATGGATATACCTGGATAATTTTTTCTTTTCTTCTTCAATACGGATATTTGTTTTTTCTGCTAATAGATGAAGTTCTTGATTGGCTTTTGCCAGTTTAGAAAATGTATTTTTGAACGATGTTTTATCAATGGCAATTTCACATCTCACATATTTTCCATCAGACCACTTGATCGCCCTGTCAATGCATTTATAATAGCGTTCATTTTTTTTATGATAAAAATCCCAAATATATGTTTTGCCGATGTTCTTGCCAAAGATTTTGTCATTTGTGCAAAAATCACAGGGTGAGTTTCTATTATGAAAAGCTTCATAACATTTCTGATTAACACAATTTCCGATGACTTCTTTTGTGGCACTATTATGATACTTTATTTTGTAGTCTATGGGATCAGAAATATATATAGGCTCATCGATGCTGTCAAAGATCGACAATAACTGCTCGTGTGCTTTGATCAGCTGTTGTTCTTTGTTTTTGAGCTCTATAATATCAACCATGAAACCCTCGAATCCTATGATTTCTGATTTTGAATAAACTGGTTGCACATAGTAATTATGATAGCCAACAGTACCATTTTTCAATAGTCTGTCAAATTCGCCAGTTAATGTTTCACCCAATAGTATTCTCTTTAACAGTTTTTCAACTTCTGCTGAGCTTTCATCAGTTACCAGGAAATCATACCTTTTTCCTTTGATTTCACTTAGTTTATATCCATGCATTTTTTCCCAGGCTGGATTGACATATTGTATTTTTCTGTCGATTGCTACAAAAAAATATCCGATAGGAGAATTATCGAGAATGCGCTGAAATCTCAGGGTTTTGTTTTTTAATTCTGTGTTCTTATTTTTTATAAAATACCGGATCAGTAAGAAAGTAAATATTAATTGCAAAATAATTACAAATAATAATGTATTCAAAAAATACTCCTTTCCCTCTCGCTTGATCTACCTTTTGGCAAGATCAATCTTCTTTCCAAGCTTTCCAAATTAATTCAAAGTAAAATTATGAGACTAAAAATTAAATCATTAAAAATGCTGTCAATAAGTCATTTACTTATTTTTTTGTAAGCAAACAACTTACAATATCGCAAAATTATATCTTTATGGTATAAGTTTCAGATTAAAAAATTTCGTTGTAATCGACTATGGAACATAAAAATATCGGGATTATAAAATTGTTTTGAATAAATTAATTTTTACAATTTTCGATAAAAATTTGTTAAAAATAAATTTTTGAAGATATTGTAAATAAAAGGATGTAATTATGAAAAAAGAAGACAAAATTGCCATTGCTGCCATCCCGATAGTTATTTTGATCGCACTCGGACTGGCCTGGGCTGGCAGTCAGCAGAGCGCAAGTTTTGCCGGTTTTCCCCTGTTTGGAATGGCGGTGGTATTGGCCTTTGCCATCAACTGGCTGGCTTTTATACCAGCTTTCATTTTTCAATCCGAAAAATTCTATGACCTGATCGGCAGTTTCAGCTATATCTCGATCATCATTCTGCTGTTTATCTTAAGTCCCATCAAAGATGTTCGAACAGTTATTGCAACAATTCTGGTGCTGATCTGGGCCGGCAGGCTGGGAACATTTCTGGTGCGGCGCATTCGTAAAGCCGGCAAAGATGGCAGGTTCGACGAGTTGAAACCGCATTTTTTCCGCTATTGGAATGCTTGGAATCTGCAGGGTTTGTGGGTTTCATTTACCTCGGCAGCTGCCTGGATTATATTAACCTCGCAAAGAAAAGTTGGATTTGATATTTTTGCTGTCATCGGAATTTTGATCTGGCTGCTTGGCTTTATCTTTGAAGTGACTGCCGATCTGCAGAAAAGCAAATTCAAAGCTGATCCTGCCAATAAAGGGAAATTCATCAATGTTGGTTTGTGGGCAAAATCCCGCCATCCTAACTATTTTGGCGAGATCACCATCTGGCTTGGCATGGCAGTGCTTGCTGTTCCGGTATTTCAAAGCTGGCAGTGGATCGGCTTGATCTCTCCGATTTTTGTAGCAATTCTACTTACCAGGATCAGCGGAGTTCCCATTCTGGAAAAACGCGCCGATGAGAAATGGGGCGGACAGACAGATTACGAAGAGTATAAGAAAAATACTCCGGTTTTGATCCCGAAACTATAAATTCTGCAGTGCTTTCACTACCGGATAAACCAATCCGGCAATCAGCAGAAGTGTAATGAATGGACGATTGATATTCTGCCAATTGTAGTTCTTGTTTTTCACTGCTTCTAATCCATGATTGATAGCTGAAAAGAAAAAGAAGAAAATAAAAGTGAATAAAATTGTTAGTTCAGCTTTGATGCCCCAGTTGGCAAAATAAATCAGAAGTGCAATTACAGCATAAGATAGCAGGGCAATAGCTGACTGCTTCTGATAGTTGCTGCCGGTTTCAAACCCTTTCAATTCAGCTGATTTTTTGCCGCATAAAATGCCTTCCAAACCGGAAATTCCGGCAATTGCCACGATGATGATCGGGATCATGAAATGCAGTTGAGCAATCGGATCGTATCCATGTTCAAAGCCAATTTGATAGCCGAAGAAGAAAGCAACTCCTACAGCTAAGATTCGTATCCAATCGAGAATTTTCAATAACATCTTTTCTCCCCAATTTAACTTTATTATACAATTTTAAAATTGACTCAGAAATTCACAAGATAAAAAAAATAGACAAAATTGTTGACGCTATTTGGCAGTTTTGCCAAATAGGCAACAGTTTGTAAAAGGAAAGAAAAAAATGGAAGATTTAGAAATAAAGAAATATGAAGAAATGGCACGCATCAGCAAAGCGCTGGCTCATGCTACAAGATTGTTTATCATTCACAAACTGGATCAGCAGGAATATTGTGTGAAAGATCTTACCCAGATGATCGGGGCTGATATTTCCACTGTTTCCAAACATCTCACCGTTCTGAAAAATGCCGGAATCATCAATTCGGAAAAAAGGGGTAACTGCATTTTTTATAAACTTCAGACCAGATGCGTACTGAATATTTTTAACTGTGTGATGAACGTGATCCAAGCCAATAAAGATAAAATGAATGAAATATAAGAAGGAGATTTAAGATGAGAATGTTAAGTGAATTTTTCCCGGAATTCAGCGAGATGCTGGATAAGATGGATGATCTTTACAAAGAGAAAAGATCGATCGATGAGAAGACCTACCAGTTTATCTGTTTTGCTTTATCGATAAAAGCCCGTTCCAAACCGTGTGTATTGAAGCATTTCAAAGGCGCGTTGGAAGCAGGAGCAACAGTTAAAGAACTAACTTATATTCTGGCTCTAACAATGCGGGAAGCAGCCGGAGCAGATGACTGCTGGACACATGATGTGATCGGTGACTGGAAAGAAATTTTGCAAGGCAACGTCGATTGCGGTTGTGCTAAATAAGTTATAGCAACTAACAAAACGAACAAAACCAAGTTAGTTCAGTTCATGTTGTTCGTTGCATTAAAAAAGGAAATATTATGAATTGGAAAAATGAATGGAAAATACTACTGTTGATGGTGGTGATCTTTCTGGCTGCCTATCATCTGCCGGTAAGTGCAGCTCGTTTTCAAAATGCAGTGATGGAATCTTTTCACCTTTTAAAGGAGTATGCGCGCCTGCACGTGATTCTTTGTTTGATCCCCGCACTTTTTATTGCGGGAGCAATTGGAGTTTTCATTTCTCAGAATGCTGTGATGAAATATCTGGGAGCAAGAGCCAAGCGAGTTGTGGCCTATTCGGTAGCTTCGGT contains the following coding sequences:
- a CDS encoding response regulator transcription factor encodes the protein MIRILVADDHPVVRKGIVKILKDFSKTFLIDEVDNAREALKKAKKHDYELILLDISMPFGGGFKALEQILAIKPKSKIIMLSVFDDKQYVVHSLKMGAKAYLTKSCAAEELEKAVKKVRAGEKYLSIDLAEKIALNIDNDKGAKHEALTKREFQVFCLIAKGKKTGEIAKELSISPKTVTTYRSRILEKMDMKSTYDIIKYALSNQLTEKIIF
- a CDS encoding PAS domain-containing sensor histidine kinase; its protein translation is MNTLLFVIILQLIFTFLLIRYFIKNKNTELKNKTLRFQRILDNSPIGYFFVAIDRKIQYVNPAWEKMHGYKLSEIKGKRYDFLVTDESSAEVEKLLKRILLGETLTGEFDRLLKNGTVGYHNYYVQPVYSKSEIIGFEGFMVDIIELKNKEQQLIKAHEQLLSIFDSIDEPIYISDPIDYKIKYHNSATKEVIGNCVNQKCYEAFHNRNSPCDFCTNDKIFGKNIGKTYIWDFYHKKNERYYKCIDRAIKWSDGKYVRCEIAIDKTSFKNTFSKLAKANQELHLLAEKTNIRIEEEKKKLSRYIHDRLGQLFTLMKLKLTSLSKHDDIDEICIEEIDNLISMTDKGIEIARNISRKLRPSILDNLGLKEAIIDYLTNFSELSDIVCHYTFQPEDFSVDKELSINIYRIINELFTNIIRHSQADHVSFDFNCSKNDLLLIVEDNGVGIPTEKIISSKSLGLIGIRERLRPWNGNMVIGNKSSKGTRIEIRLPNYNSNNYKDLL
- a CDS encoding DUF1295 domain-containing protein, coding for MKKEDKIAIAAIPIVILIALGLAWAGSQQSASFAGFPLFGMAVVLAFAINWLAFIPAFIFQSEKFYDLIGSFSYISIIILLFILSPIKDVRTVIATILVLIWAGRLGTFLVRRIRKAGKDGRFDELKPHFFRYWNAWNLQGLWVSFTSAAAWIILTSQRKVGFDIFAVIGILIWLLGFIFEVTADLQKSKFKADPANKGKFINVGLWAKSRHPNYFGEITIWLGMAVLAVPVFQSWQWIGLISPIFVAILLTRISGVPILEKRADEKWGGQTDYEEYKKNTPVLIPKL
- a CDS encoding metalloregulator ArsR/SmtB family transcription factor; translated protein: MEDLEIKKYEEMARISKALAHATRLFIIHKLDQQEYCVKDLTQMIGADISTVSKHLTVLKNAGIINSEKRGNCIFYKLQTRCVLNIFNCVMNVIQANKDKMNEI
- a CDS encoding carboxymuconolactone decarboxylase family protein; the encoded protein is MRMLSEFFPEFSEMLDKMDDLYKEKRSIDEKTYQFICFALSIKARSKPCVLKHFKGALEAGATVKELTYILALTMREAAGADDCWTHDVIGDWKEILQGNVDCGCAK